From Bdellovibrio sp. KM01:
TCGCCTTTGTTGAAATGTCTTCTGATTCAGAAGCAACTGCTGCAATCGATAAATTGAATGGTATGGATCTTGGCGGTCGCGCTATGAACATTTCTGAAGCGAAACCTCAAGCTCCGCGCACTGGCGGCGGCGGCGGTGGTGGATTCCGTGGTAACTCTCGCGGTGGTTTCGGCTCTGGCTCTCGTCGTTCTTACTAATCGTTAGTAGTTGTTGTTGTGACGGACTTGCTGTTGAGGTGGGTCCGTTTTTTTTTATTGGAGTAATAATGGCAAAAGATGATTTGTTGATGATTGAAGGTAAGGTTTCCGATCTAAAGGGTGGTGGTGTCTATTTCATCACTTTGGAAAATGGTATCGATGTCAAAGCCAAACTGTGTGGCAAAATGAAGAGATTCAATATTAAGGTTGTTGTGGGTGACCGAGTGACGGTCAGTGTTTCTCCTTACGATCCGACGCATGGTTTGATCACTCACAGATTTAGAGTTTAAGTGAGTGAAGTAAAAAAACATTGCCGAAATATGAACCACGGCAAATCAAATCCTCCCGTCAGTTATTGTCCTAATTGTGGTGAAAAGTTTAAATCTGGTATGGTTCGCTCCTGCGATCGCAGTAAGCATCTTGAGCGTCGC
This genomic window contains:
- a CDS encoding RNA-binding protein, whose product is MGKKIYVGNLSFNVDSDQLTSTFSEFGTVESANIITDRDTGRSKGFAFVEMSSDSEATAAIDKLNGMDLGGRAMNISEAKPQAPRTGGGGGGGFRGNSRGGFGSGSRRSY
- the infA gene encoding translation initiation factor IF-1, whose amino-acid sequence is MAKDDLLMIEGKVSDLKGGGVYFITLENGIDVKAKLCGKMKRFNIKVVVGDRVTVSVSPYDPTHGLITHRFRV